One stretch of Flavobacterium sp. 9 DNA includes these proteins:
- a CDS encoding DUF177 domain-containing protein produces the protein MSKTKEFLIPFIGLKLGKHHFEYQISNTFFENFDYDEFQSSDIKVGLVLDKKSNMLELEFKHKGTVNVPCDLTGEDFDLPIKGKMKLIVRFGDEFNNDNEELLILPHGEHEIDVIQYIYEMIALSVPLKRVHPGVKDGTLQSEALSKLNELKVKEEKEESKQEEDIDPRWDKLKKLLTDK, from the coding sequence ATGAGCAAAACAAAAGAATTTTTAATTCCTTTCATAGGATTAAAACTAGGAAAACACCATTTTGAGTATCAAATAAGTAACACGTTCTTTGAGAACTTTGATTACGACGAATTTCAAAGTTCGGATATCAAAGTAGGTTTAGTTTTAGATAAGAAAAGCAACATGTTAGAGTTGGAATTCAAACACAAAGGAACTGTAAATGTACCTTGTGATCTAACAGGCGAAGATTTTGATCTTCCTATAAAAGGGAAAATGAAATTAATTGTTCGTTTTGGAGATGAATTCAATAATGATAACGAAGAGTTGTTGATCCTGCCGCACGGAGAGCATGAAATAGATGTAATACAATACATTTATGAAATGATTGCACTTTCGGTACCGCTAAAACGAGTTCATCCAGGAGTAAAAGACGGAACTTTACAAAGTGAAGCTTTATCAAAACTGAATGAATTAAAAGTCAAAGAAGAAAAAGAAGAGAGTAAACAAGAAGAAGATATTGACCCGCGTTGGGACAAATTAAAGAAACTATTAACGGATAAATAA
- a CDS encoding Ig-like domain-containing protein — MLKNNFKYIPFLLLFLMMSCAKRGSITGGLKDTLPPVLTRSTPKNYSTDFKGDQFVLEFDEFVKLKNLNKQLIISPPMKQEPLIFPTSVSKIITVKIKDTLQPNTTYSFNFGQSLADNNEGNALNQFKYVFSTGPYIDSLSLSGKIKDSYNKNVDNFVSVMLYEANDKYKDSVIYKDLPRYITNTLDSMRVFKLENLKAGKYLLVAMKDKGGNNKFNPKDDKIGFIKHFITIPNDTVFELELFKETLPLKMLKPIQASGNRLLLPYEGKQNIKLLKPKIVLRNNTEVLESIVTQFPKKDSLQVWYKPIKVDSLNLQVTAGNYDKKFSFKIKDQKKDTLNIIALQNGTIHFRDRFTLESATPLVKFDKSKIKLINKDSTAVDFTTEYDEFEQKLYVDFKKLPLEKYHFQFLPGALTDFYDKTNDTLSYKLTTKELEDYGNIVLNLKNIKRFPIIVELTNKKGDVVLASQYSEKETRFVFDLVEPNSFTVRVIYDDNKNKIYDAGNFLKKEYAEEVNYYQEEFDVRANWDREETVDLSIQYNPEVEKKQDAKKKKEEEKKRKAF; from the coding sequence ATGTTGAAAAACAACTTTAAATATATTCCTTTTTTACTGCTATTTTTAATGATGAGTTGTGCCAAAAGAGGCAGCATTACCGGTGGATTAAAAGATACTTTGCCACCTGTTTTGACAAGAAGCACACCAAAAAATTACAGTACAGACTTTAAGGGAGATCAATTCGTATTGGAGTTTGATGAATTTGTAAAACTTAAAAACCTCAACAAACAGCTGATCATTTCACCACCAATGAAACAGGAGCCGCTGATTTTTCCAACATCTGTAAGCAAAATTATCACGGTAAAAATCAAAGATACTTTACAGCCAAATACGACTTACAGTTTTAATTTTGGTCAAAGTCTTGCAGACAATAACGAAGGAAATGCCTTAAATCAATTTAAGTATGTTTTCTCTACGGGTCCTTATATTGATTCGCTTTCGCTTAGCGGAAAAATTAAAGATTCATATAATAAAAATGTTGACAATTTTGTATCCGTAATGCTTTATGAAGCAAATGACAAATACAAGGATTCTGTTATTTACAAGGATCTTCCAAGATATATTACAAATACTCTGGATAGTATGCGTGTTTTTAAATTAGAAAATTTAAAAGCCGGAAAATATTTATTGGTTGCCATGAAAGACAAAGGCGGTAACAATAAATTTAATCCAAAAGATGACAAAATAGGATTCATAAAACATTTTATTACGATCCCAAATGATACTGTTTTTGAATTGGAATTATTCAAGGAAACGCTTCCGCTAAAAATGCTTAAACCTATTCAGGCTTCCGGAAACAGGCTTCTTCTTCCGTATGAAGGAAAACAAAATATAAAACTTCTGAAACCTAAAATTGTATTACGAAACAATACTGAAGTTCTGGAATCTATCGTAACGCAATTTCCTAAAAAAGACTCTTTGCAGGTTTGGTATAAACCAATCAAAGTTGATTCGCTAAATCTACAAGTTACTGCAGGGAATTACGACAAGAAATTTTCTTTTAAGATTAAGGATCAGAAAAAGGACACTTTGAATATTATTGCATTACAAAACGGAACAATACATTTTAGAGATCGATTTACGTTAGAAAGCGCCACTCCGTTAGTGAAATTTGATAAGTCAAAAATCAAATTGATTAACAAGGATTCTACAGCTGTTGATTTTACTACTGAATATGACGAATTCGAACAAAAACTTTATGTAGATTTCAAGAAATTGCCTTTGGAAAAGTATCATTTTCAATTTTTACCAGGCGCTTTAACGGACTTCTATGACAAAACAAATGATACTTTATCGTATAAATTAACGACAAAAGAACTTGAAGATTACGGAAATATAGTTTTGAATTTAAAGAATATAAAACGATTTCCTATAATTGTTGAATTGACCAATAAAAAAGGAGATGTGGTTCTTGCGAGCCAATATTCTGAAAAAGAAACAAGATTTGTATTTGATCTTGTTGAACCTAACTCATTTACTGTAAGAGTTATTTACGACGATAATAAAAATAAAATATACGATGCCGGAAACTTTTTAAAGAAAGAGTACGCTGAGGAAGTCAACTATTATCAGGAAGAATTTGATGTCAGGGCAAATTGGGATCGGGAAGAAACTGTTGATTTAAGTATTCAGTACAATCCTGAAGTCGAGAAAAAACAAGACGCCAAAAAGAAAAAAGAGGAAGAGAAAAAGCGAAAAGCTTTCTAA
- a CDS encoding riboflavin synthase yields the protein MFTGIIETLGRIHEIQKDQSNLHITVDSSITNELKIDQSVSHNGICLTVVAIKDSFYTVTAIDETILKTNIGDWKTGDIVNLERGMKLGDRLDGHIVQGHVDQTGTCIKIEEANGSWNYTFEYDKNLSNITIEKGSITVNGVSLTVVNSKTNEFSVSIIPYTYEHTNFKDFKIGTKINLEFDVVGKYISRLYSINK from the coding sequence ATGTTTACAGGAATTATAGAAACCCTAGGAAGGATTCACGAAATACAAAAAGATCAAAGCAATCTTCACATAACTGTTGATTCTTCTATCACAAATGAATTAAAAATTGACCAGAGCGTTTCGCACAACGGAATATGTCTGACGGTTGTAGCAATAAAAGATTCGTTTTATACCGTAACCGCTATTGACGAAACTATTTTGAAAACAAATATTGGAGACTGGAAAACCGGAGATATTGTTAATCTGGAAAGAGGAATGAAGCTTGGAGATCGTCTTGACGGACATATCGTTCAGGGTCACGTAGACCAAACCGGAACCTGTATCAAAATCGAAGAAGCAAACGGAAGCTGGAATTACACCTTTGAATACGACAAAAACCTAAGCAATATCACTATAGAAAAAGGTTCTATAACTGTTAATGGAGTTAGCCTTACGGTGGTAAATTCTAAAACAAATGAATTTAGCGTTTCAATTATTCCTTATACATATGAGCATACTAATTTTAAGGATTTTAAAATTGGAACTAAAATAAACTTAGAATTTGATGTAGTAGGAAAATACATTTCGAGACTTTATTCGATAAACAAATAA
- a CDS encoding nitrilase family protein — translation MKIALIQSDLYWEDASQNKKNFESIVNQIDSSTNLIVLPEMFSTGFTMNASEVAETMQGETVLWMQSIAKQKNCALTGSLIITENGNYYNRMLFVFPSGEMQYYDKRHLFSLAGENQFYTSGTQKVIVDYLDWKICLQICYDLRFPVFARNVENYDLLLYVANWPKVRTNAWDSLLKARAIENLSYVVGVNRIGLDANNYEHIGHSQVVDFLGNYILQPQETAGVFVVELDKNVMLETRKKLDFLSDKDFFEIKI, via the coding sequence ATGAAAATTGCACTTATTCAATCAGATCTATATTGGGAAGATGCTTCTCAGAACAAAAAAAACTTCGAATCGATTGTAAATCAAATCGATTCAAGTACAAATTTGATTGTTCTTCCTGAGATGTTTTCGACAGGATTTACCATGAACGCTTCAGAAGTTGCCGAAACCATGCAAGGAGAAACAGTTCTATGGATGCAATCTATCGCAAAGCAGAAAAACTGTGCCTTGACGGGAAGTTTGATAATTACAGAAAACGGCAATTATTACAACCGAATGTTATTTGTTTTTCCGTCAGGCGAAATGCAGTATTATGACAAGCGACATTTGTTTTCGCTCGCAGGCGAAAATCAATTTTACACTTCCGGAACTCAAAAAGTAATCGTTGATTATTTAGACTGGAAGATTTGTCTGCAGATTTGTTACGACTTGAGATTTCCTGTTTTTGCTCGAAATGTCGAAAATTACGATTTGCTTTTATACGTTGCCAATTGGCCAAAAGTCAGAACAAATGCTTGGGATTCTTTGCTAAAAGCCCGCGCAATCGAAAACTTAAGTTATGTAGTTGGAGTAAACAGAATAGGTTTGGATGCTAACAATTACGAACATATTGGACATTCGCAAGTTGTAGACTTTTTAGGAAACTACATTCTTCAGCCACAAGAAACAGCAGGTGTTTTTGTGGTCGAATTGGATAAAAATGTAATGTTGGAAACTCGAAAAAAACTCGATTTTTTGAGCGATAAAGATTTTTTTGAGATTAAGATCTAG
- the accB gene encoding acetyl-CoA carboxylase biotin carboxyl carrier protein, translating into MDLKEIQNLIKFVANSGVAEVKLEMDDVKITIRTTLEGNVTETTYVQQLPAQAALPQAVAPQQTAPVVVNVNSEAAAPAEDSKFITIKSPIIGTFYRKPSPDKPVFTEVGSTIAKGDVLCVIEAMKLFNEIESEVSGKIVKILVDDMSPVEFDQPLFLVDPS; encoded by the coding sequence ATGGATTTAAAAGAAATTCAAAACCTAATTAAATTTGTAGCAAATTCGGGAGTTGCAGAAGTAAAGTTAGAAATGGATGATGTAAAAATCACTATCAGAACTACTTTAGAAGGAAATGTAACTGAAACGACTTATGTACAACAATTGCCAGCTCAGGCTGCGTTGCCTCAAGCAGTTGCTCCACAACAAACTGCTCCGGTTGTTGTAAATGTAAATAGTGAAGCGGCAGCTCCAGCTGAAGATTCTAAATTCATTACTATAAAATCTCCAATTATTGGAACTTTTTATAGAAAACCATCTCCGGACAAACCAGTTTTTACTGAAGTAGGAAGTACTATTGCAAAAGGTGATGTTCTTTGTGTAATTGAAGCAATGAAATTATTCAACGAAATCGAATCAGAAGTTTCAGGTAAAATTGTAAAAATTCTTGTTGACGATATGTCTCCTGTAGAATTTGACCAACCTTTATTCTTAGTTGATCCATCATAA
- the pdxA gene encoding 4-hydroxythreonine-4-phosphate dehydrogenase PdxA, giving the protein MNKKAENIIVGISIGDLNGIGSEVILKTFEDSRMLEMCTPVIFANAKILSFVKKSFTSTVQFHGVDKLDQVLPGKVNVFNLWKEGVDINLGKNDEKIGEYAIKSFVAATKALKEGTIDVLVTAPINKYNIQSEGFKFPGHTDYLDQELEGNALMMMVQDNLRVGLLTDHVPLSEVSSHLTEELITRKIETVRKSLIQDFSIVKPKIAVLGLNPHAGDGGVIGKEDDLILKPTLKKLFDAGTMVFGPFPADGFFGSGQYEKYDAIVATYHDQGLIPFKTLSFGKGVNYTAGLNKVRTSPDHGTAYDIAGKDMADFNSFKEAVYLAIDIFNSRNQYEEISKKPLKIKEKQL; this is encoded by the coding sequence ATGAATAAAAAAGCAGAAAATATAATTGTTGGAATTTCAATTGGAGATTTAAACGGTATTGGAAGCGAGGTTATACTTAAAACATTCGAGGATTCACGTATGTTAGAAATGTGTACGCCAGTTATTTTTGCAAACGCCAAAATACTTTCTTTCGTTAAGAAAAGCTTTACTTCGACAGTTCAATTTCACGGCGTTGATAAATTAGATCAGGTTTTGCCGGGAAAAGTAAATGTATTTAATCTTTGGAAAGAAGGAGTAGATATTAATCTGGGTAAAAATGATGAGAAAATTGGAGAATATGCAATAAAGTCATTTGTGGCTGCAACCAAAGCTTTGAAAGAAGGTACAATTGATGTTTTGGTAACAGCTCCAATCAATAAATATAATATTCAGTCAGAAGGATTTAAATTTCCGGGACATACAGATTATCTGGATCAGGAATTAGAAGGAAATGCATTAATGATGATGGTGCAGGACAATCTAAGAGTGGGTTTATTGACAGATCATGTTCCGTTAAGCGAAGTTTCATCGCATTTGACAGAAGAATTGATTACAAGAAAAATCGAAACCGTTAGAAAATCTTTAATTCAGGATTTTAGTATTGTAAAACCAAAAATTGCTGTTTTAGGATTAAATCCGCATGCTGGTGATGGTGGTGTTATAGGAAAAGAAGACGATTTGATTTTGAAGCCTACTTTAAAGAAATTATTTGATGCCGGAACAATGGTTTTTGGACCTTTTCCTGCGGATGGTTTTTTTGGAAGCGGTCAATATGAGAAATATGATGCTATTGTGGCAACTTATCACGATCAGGGATTAATTCCTTTTAAGACTTTGTCTTTTGGAAAAGGAGTCAATTATACAGCAGGTTTAAATAAAGTAAGAACTTCGCCGGATCACGGTACAGCGTACGATATTGCTGGAAAAGACATGGCAGATTTTAATTCATTTAAAGAGGCAGTTTATCTTGCGATTGATATTTTTAACTCGCGTAATCAGTATGAGGAGATTAGTAAAAAACCTCTTAAAATAAAAGAAAAACAGTTATAA
- a CDS encoding beta-ketoacyl-ACP synthase III, translating into MNTITAAITAVGGYVPDFVLSNKVLETMVDTNDEWITTRTGIKERRILKDADKGTSFLGIKAAQDLIAKANIDPLEIDMIIMATATADMPVASTGVFVATQIGATNAFAYDLQAACSSFLYGMSTAAAYVQSGRYKKVLLIGADKMSSIVDYTDRATCIIFGDGAGAVLFEPNYEGLGLQDEYLRSDGVGRDFLKISAGGSLIPTTEETVKNKLHNIVQDGKTVFKFAVTNMADASELILKRNNLTNEDVNWLVPHQANRRIIDATASRMELEDSKVLVNIEKYGNTTSATLPLVLNDFEHLLKKGDNIIFAAFGGGFTWGSIYLKWAYDKK; encoded by the coding sequence ATGAATACAATCACAGCCGCAATTACCGCTGTTGGAGGATACGTTCCAGACTTTGTACTTTCGAACAAAGTTTTAGAAACAATGGTCGATACCAATGACGAATGGATTACTACTCGTACCGGAATTAAAGAAAGAAGAATTCTTAAAGATGCTGACAAAGGAACATCGTTTCTTGGTATAAAAGCAGCACAGGATTTAATAGCAAAAGCTAATATTGATCCGTTAGAGATTGATATGATTATAATGGCAACAGCTACTGCAGATATGCCCGTGGCTTCTACAGGAGTTTTTGTTGCAACACAAATTGGCGCCACTAATGCATTTGCATATGATTTACAGGCGGCGTGCTCAAGTTTCTTATATGGTATGTCTACTGCTGCAGCTTATGTACAGTCAGGACGATACAAAAAAGTATTATTAATTGGTGCTGATAAAATGTCATCAATTGTAGATTATACAGACAGAGCAACTTGTATTATTTTTGGAGATGGAGCAGGAGCTGTTTTATTCGAACCAAATTATGAAGGCTTAGGCTTACAAGATGAATACCTACGAAGCGATGGTGTAGGACGCGATTTTCTTAAAATATCTGCCGGAGGTTCTCTAATACCAACTACTGAAGAGACCGTAAAAAATAAACTACACAATATTGTTCAGGACGGAAAAACCGTTTTTAAATTTGCTGTTACCAATATGGCTGATGCAAGTGAATTGATTCTGAAAAGAAACAATTTGACTAATGAAGATGTTAACTGGTTAGTACCACATCAGGCTAATAGACGTATTATAGATGCTACTGCTAGCAGAATGGAGCTTGAAGATTCAAAAGTATTAGTAAATATTGAAAAATATGGCAATACAACTTCAGCAACCTTGCCTTTAGTGTTAAATGACTTTGAACACCTACTTAAAAAAGGAGATAATATTATTTTTGCTGCTTTTGGTGGTGGATTCACTTGGGGATCTATTTACCTAAAATGGGCTTACGATAAGAAATAA
- the rpmF gene encoding 50S ribosomal protein L32, with the protein MAHPKRKISKTRRDKRRTHYKATVAQIATCPITGEAHLYHRAYWHEGKMYYRGQVVIDKSVAVA; encoded by the coding sequence ATGGCACATCCTAAGAGAAAAATCTCGAAAACAAGAAGAGATAAGAGAAGAACACATTATAAAGCTACTGTAGCTCAAATCGCTACATGTCCTATTACTGGAGAAGCACATTTATACCACAGAGCTTACTGGCATGAAGGTAAAATGTATTACAGAGGGCAAGTTGTTATCGATAAATCTGTAGCGGTTGCTTAA
- the accC gene encoding acetyl-CoA carboxylase biotin carboxylase subunit, translating to MFKKILIANRGEIALRVIRTCKEMGIKTVAVYSTADAESLHVKFADEAVCIGPPPSNLSYLKMSNIIAAAEITNADAIHPGYGFLSENAKFSKICQEHGIKFIGAAPEMIDKMGDKASAKATMKAAGVPCVPGSDGLLESFEQTQKLAKEFGYPVMLKATAGGGGKGMRAVWKEDELLKAWESARQEAAAAFGNDGMYMEKLIEEPRHIEIQVVGDSYGKACHLSERDCSVQRRHQKLTEETPSPFMTDELRAAMGEAAVKAAEFIKYEGAGTVEFLVDKHRNFYFMEMNTRIQVEHPITEQVIDYDLIREQIMVAAGIPISGKNYLPQLHAIECRINAEDPYNDFRPSPGKITTLHMPGGHGVRLDTHVYSGYSIPPNYDSMIAKLITTAQSREEAISKMRRALDEFVIEGVKTTIPFHRQLMDDPRYIAGDYTTAFMDTFKMNPIE from the coding sequence ATGTTTAAAAAAATATTAATTGCGAATAGAGGAGAAATTGCACTTCGTGTAATTCGTACATGTAAGGAAATGGGAATCAAAACTGTAGCAGTTTACTCTACAGCCGATGCAGAGAGTTTACATGTTAAGTTTGCTGATGAAGCGGTTTGTATTGGTCCCCCTCCAAGTAACTTATCGTATTTGAAAATGTCAAATATTATTGCTGCTGCAGAAATTACTAACGCAGACGCAATACATCCAGGATATGGATTTCTTTCTGAGAATGCTAAATTCTCAAAAATTTGTCAAGAGCATGGAATCAAATTTATTGGTGCCGCTCCTGAAATGATTGATAAAATGGGAGATAAAGCTTCTGCTAAAGCTACAATGAAAGCTGCGGGAGTTCCATGTGTACCAGGTTCTGACGGATTATTAGAATCTTTCGAACAAACACAAAAATTAGCTAAAGAATTTGGTTACCCGGTTATGCTTAAAGCTACCGCTGGTGGTGGTGGAAAAGGAATGCGTGCGGTGTGGAAAGAAGATGAATTATTGAAAGCATGGGAAAGTGCACGTCAGGAAGCTGCCGCTGCATTTGGAAATGACGGAATGTACATGGAGAAACTTATCGAAGAGCCACGTCATATCGAAATTCAGGTTGTTGGAGATTCATACGGAAAAGCATGTCACCTTTCTGAAAGAGACTGTTCAGTACAACGTCGTCACCAAAAATTGACTGAAGAAACACCTTCACCATTCATGACAGACGAATTGCGTGCTGCAATGGGAGAAGCTGCTGTAAAAGCGGCAGAATTCATTAAGTATGAAGGAGCTGGAACAGTAGAGTTTTTAGTGGACAAACACAGAAACTTCTATTTCATGGAAATGAATACGCGTATTCAGGTTGAGCACCCAATTACAGAACAAGTTATTGATTATGATTTGATTCGTGAGCAAATTATGGTTGCTGCCGGAATTCCAATTTCAGGAAAAAACTATTTACCACAATTACACGCAATTGAATGTCGTATTAATGCTGAAGATCCTTATAACGATTTTCGTCCTTCACCAGGAAAAATTACTACACTTCATATGCCAGGTGGACACGGAGTTCGTTTAGATACTCACGTTTATTCAGGTTATAGTATTCCGCCAAATTACGATTCAATGATCGCTAAGTTAATTACTACAGCACAATCTCGTGAAGAAGCTATTAGTAAAATGCGTAGAGCTCTTGAT
- the mce gene encoding methylmalonyl-CoA epimerase, with the protein MVNKIEHIGIAVKNMDDANVLFEKLLGVPSYKEEKVESEGVLTSFFQTGTNKIELLMATNPESPIAKFLEKKGEGIHHIAFDVTDIYAEIERLKNEGFVLINEVPKKGADNKLVVFLHPKNTNGVLVELCQEIQ; encoded by the coding sequence ATGGTAAATAAAATAGAACATATAGGAATTGCAGTAAAAAATATGGACGATGCAAATGTATTGTTCGAAAAGCTTTTGGGAGTTCCATCCTATAAAGAAGAGAAAGTGGAAAGTGAAGGTGTTTTGACTTCTTTTTTTCAAACGGGCACAAATAAAATTGAACTTTTGATGGCAACAAATCCGGAAAGTCCAATTGCTAAGTTTTTAGAAAAAAAAGGAGAAGGAATTCACCACATTGCTTTTGATGTAACAGATATATATGCAGAAATTGAACGATTGAAAAACGAAGGTTTTGTATTGATTAATGAAGTCCCTAAGAAAGGTGCAGATAATAAATTGGTTGTTTTTTTGCATCCAAAAAACACAAATGGAGTCTTAGTTGAGCTTTGTCAGGAAATTCAGTAA